Proteins from a genomic interval of Meiothermus sp.:
- a CDS encoding aminopeptidase: MESRFASLLVQYCLDLQPGQTVLIEAEPAALPLLEALQEVVLQHGAYPIVQLFPAAVSRPFFEWGEAWLDQPPLPQMRLMEQVDASLRIESALNPLELSEVPPARMARFEAGWRTYKRARARRRWCLTLYPTAGYAQQAGMSTAAFRAFVERALYLDRPDPIAAWHELSAFQAALIERLQKVKELRIQTDETDLRLLVEGRTWINSDGKRNMPSGEVFTGPLEASVEGQVHFNLPVVVSGQRVEGVRLFFREGRVVEASAQTGEEYLLRMLEADPGARRLGEVGIGTNFGISRPTGLILFDEKIGGTAHLALGQSYPETGGTNTSSIHWDLILDLRQGGRLLVDGEVLQENGRFVGL; this comes from the coding sequence ATGGAAAGTCGCTTTGCTTCTTTGCTGGTGCAGTACTGTCTGGATCTACAGCCGGGCCAGACCGTGCTGATTGAAGCCGAACCCGCAGCGCTACCTTTGCTCGAGGCCCTGCAGGAGGTGGTTTTACAACATGGCGCCTATCCCATCGTGCAGCTTTTCCCGGCGGCGGTCTCGAGGCCTTTTTTCGAATGGGGCGAGGCCTGGCTGGATCAGCCGCCGCTACCCCAGATGCGCCTTATGGAACAAGTAGATGCCAGCCTGCGCATCGAGAGCGCCCTGAACCCGCTCGAGCTTAGCGAGGTACCTCCAGCCCGCATGGCCCGCTTTGAAGCCGGGTGGCGGACTTACAAACGAGCACGGGCCCGCAGGCGCTGGTGCCTGACCCTGTACCCTACTGCCGGCTATGCCCAGCAGGCGGGCATGTCTACCGCTGCTTTTCGGGCCTTTGTCGAACGGGCCTTGTACCTCGACCGCCCCGATCCCATTGCCGCCTGGCACGAACTTTCGGCTTTCCAGGCTGCTCTTATAGAGCGGCTGCAAAAGGTAAAAGAACTCCGCATTCAGACTGACGAAACCGACCTGCGCTTATTGGTGGAAGGGCGCACCTGGATCAACTCCGACGGTAAGCGCAATATGCCCAGTGGCGAGGTGTTTACCGGCCCGCTCGAGGCCTCAGTGGAGGGCCAGGTACACTTCAACCTGCCGGTAGTGGTATCGGGGCAGCGGGTGGAGGGGGTGCGCTTATTTTTTCGGGAAGGGCGGGTAGTAGAGGCCAGCGCTCAGACTGGGGAGGAATACCTGCTACGAATGCTCGAGGCCGACCCTGGGGCTCGCCGCCTGGGCGAGGTTGGTATCGGTACCAACTTTGGCATCAGCCGCCCTACCGGCCTTATTCTCTTCGATGAAAAAATTGGCGGTACAGCGCATCTGGCCCTGGGTCAGAGCTATCCCGAGACCGGCGGAACCAACACCTCCTCGATTCACTGGGACTTAATTCTGGATCTGCGCCAAGGAGGACGCCTTTTGGTTGATGGCGAGGTGCTGCAGGAGAACGGGCGCTTTGTAGGGTTGTAG
- a CDS encoding DUF6691 family protein — protein MALPIRDEFELQTKARTPGALGLLAYLPYLLAGAFFGFVAIRSEIASWYRIYEMFRFESFHMYGVIGSAVVTAAFSLWLLRKLGVKSPDGEPLRVRPADPGRYRYLLGGMVFGLGWGLVGACPGPIYALLGSGYAGALVILLGALLGTYVYGLMQRHLPH, from the coding sequence ATGGCGCTCCCGATTCGTGACGAGTTCGAGCTGCAAACCAAAGCCCGCACCCCTGGCGCGTTGGGCCTGCTGGCGTATCTGCCCTACCTGCTGGCCGGGGCTTTCTTTGGTTTTGTGGCGATCCGGAGCGAGATCGCCTCGTGGTACCGCATCTACGAGATGTTCCGCTTCGAGTCGTTTCACATGTACGGGGTGATCGGCAGTGCGGTGGTTACCGCGGCCTTCTCGCTCTGGCTCCTGCGGAAACTGGGGGTGAAGTCGCCGGACGGCGAACCCCTGCGCGTGCGGCCCGCCGATCCGGGGCGCTATCGCTACCTGCTGGGCGGGATGGTGTTTGGGCTGGGCTGGGGGCTGGTGGGGGCCTGCCCCGGCCCCATCTACGCGCTGTTGGGCAGCGGCTATGCCGGGGCGCTGGTAATTCTGCTGGGGGCGCTGCTGGGCACCTATGTGTATGGCCTGATGCAACGCCACCTGCCGCACTAA
- a CDS encoding molybdenum cofactor biosynthesis protein MoaE — MRVHVLLFALFREQAGQARLQLELPEGSTVADAKALLEAQFPLQLSGGLAAINEQLAQPGDLLQDGDELAFLPPVSGGASAPAETSADIDSFGLTYEALAVQPWVDWASGDPYGAVISFLGTTRSPNKGLAVTHLEYEAYPGMAEKVMQQIIAEMRARWVLGRVALWHRLGRIMPSEGSILIVVSSPHRPEAFEACRYAIERVKQILPVWKKEFLPDGSHWVEGHAPEGHRL, encoded by the coding sequence ATGCGCGTACATGTGTTGCTTTTCGCTCTTTTCCGTGAGCAAGCAGGGCAGGCTCGGCTACAGCTCGAGCTGCCGGAAGGCTCTACCGTGGCCGATGCCAAAGCCTTGCTGGAAGCCCAGTTTCCCCTGCAACTCTCCGGCGGGCTGGCCGCCATCAACGAGCAGCTCGCGCAACCCGGCGACCTCTTGCAGGATGGTGACGAGCTGGCCTTCCTACCGCCTGTTTCAGGCGGCGCCTCGGCGCCTGCAGAAACATCTGCCGATATCGACAGCTTTGGCCTAACCTACGAGGCTCTGGCTGTACAGCCCTGGGTCGACTGGGCCTCGGGCGACCCTTACGGAGCAGTGATCAGCTTTCTGGGCACTACGCGCAGTCCCAACAAAGGCCTGGCGGTTACCCATCTGGAGTACGAAGCCTACCCCGGTATGGCCGAAAAGGTCATGCAGCAAATTATTGCCGAGATGCGCGCACGCTGGGTGCTGGGTCGGGTGGCCCTGTGGCACCGATTAGGGCGGATAATGCCCAGCGAGGGCTCTATCTTAATCGTGGTCTCGTCGCCTCACCGCCCGGAGGCCTTCGAGGCTTGCCGCTATGCCATTGAGCGGGTCAAACAAATCCTGCCGGTTTGGAAGAAAGAATTTCTGCCCGATGGCTCGCATTGGGTAGAAGGCCATGCACCCGAGGGGCACCGACTTTAA
- a CDS encoding class I SAM-dependent methyltransferase: protein MSGASSATHAQILYQLEPRLEAVAQEISAPTHADIGADHALLPRYLLLSGRVQRVIVVEKHREPWENSRRALEGLCAEVRLGDGLGPLEPGEADSLSLCGMGARLMVKILSAHPARLPPRLVLQPNDSALPLRRWALEAGYALVKEQMVQGFWRYSILTLVRGPCTAYSGLPLEAALRYGPLLLKARHPLLWAELQEKQQHLAGLPPVKQVQQERAYLEQALALWEQRP from the coding sequence GTGAGTGGCGCTTCAAGCGCCACTCACGCGCAGATTTTATATCAACTCGAGCCCCGCTTAGAGGCCGTCGCCCAGGAAATAAGCGCCCCCACCCACGCCGACATCGGGGCCGACCACGCCCTGCTGCCGCGCTACCTGCTCCTGAGCGGACGGGTGCAAAGGGTGATAGTGGTGGAGAAGCACAGGGAGCCCTGGGAGAACTCGAGGCGGGCGCTGGAGGGCCTCTGCGCGGAGGTGCGGCTGGGCGACGGGCTGGGGCCTCTGGAACCGGGCGAGGCCGACTCGCTGAGCCTGTGCGGGATGGGGGCCCGGCTGATGGTCAAAATCCTCTCGGCCCACCCAGCCCGGCTACCGCCCCGCCTGGTACTCCAGCCCAACGACAGCGCCCTGCCCCTGCGCCGCTGGGCGCTGGAGGCCGGCTACGCCCTGGTCAAGGAGCAGATGGTGCAGGGTTTCTGGCGCTACAGCATCCTGACCCTGGTGCGGGGGCCCTGTACGGCCTACAGCGGGTTGCCGCTCGAGGCCGCCCTGCGCTACGGGCCGCTGCTGCTCAAGGCCCGGCATCCTTTGCTATGGGCCGAACTTCAGGAGAAGCAACAGCACCTGGCCGGGCTGCCCCCGGTAAAGCAAGTGCAGCAGGAGCGGGCCTACCTCGAGCAAGCCCTGGCGCTTTGGGAGCAGCGCCCTTAG
- a CDS encoding anion transporter translates to MEILAYLVLGLTYLGLGLGYWPGYRMNRAAIALTGAAFLIVLGVLNFEEAWRALEPHTLGFLFGVMVLNTHLAYAGFFQLTLNGLVHLARSPLGLLVWLTFGTGLLSALFLNDTIAILFTPLVLALTRTLGLPPVPYLLALAGATNLGSVATLTGNPQNIVVGSLSRITYLDFAAALTPVALVGLAVQVGLLYALYPAVRSRAPLPPLPPLRFRFNRALLFKGAWITLALLAAFVLGYPLAQAALIAAGLLLWSRRIRSERFFMRVDWELLVMFSGLFMVTAAVKKLGILALLEPLAATAPGLAGVTVLLSNLISNVPAVLLLYPLIPAGDTQGWLLLAAASTLAGNLTLLGSVANLIVAEAARREGYHLSFGEHLRFGLPLTLITLLVAYAWIYR, encoded by the coding sequence ATGGAGATACTCGCGTACCTGGTGCTGGGCCTGACCTACCTGGGCCTGGGCCTGGGTTACTGGCCCGGCTACCGCATGAACCGGGCGGCCATCGCCCTTACTGGGGCGGCTTTCCTGATTGTGCTGGGCGTGCTCAACTTCGAGGAGGCCTGGCGGGCCCTCGAGCCCCATACCCTGGGGTTTTTGTTTGGGGTGATGGTGCTCAACACCCACCTGGCCTATGCGGGTTTTTTCCAGCTTACGCTGAATGGGCTGGTGCACCTGGCCCGCTCGCCGCTGGGCCTTTTGGTCTGGCTCACCTTTGGTACCGGCCTGCTGTCGGCGCTGTTCCTCAACGACACCATCGCCATCCTCTTTACCCCGCTGGTGCTGGCCCTCACCCGCACCCTGGGGCTGCCGCCCGTACCCTACCTGCTGGCCCTGGCCGGGGCCACCAACCTGGGCAGCGTGGCCACCCTCACTGGCAACCCCCAGAACATCGTGGTGGGAAGCCTGTCCAGGATTACCTACCTGGACTTTGCCGCAGCCCTGACCCCGGTGGCCCTGGTGGGCCTGGCGGTGCAGGTGGGGCTTTTGTACGCGCTGTATCCGGCGGTGCGCTCGAGGGCCCCCCTGCCGCCTTTGCCGCCCCTGCGCTTCCGCTTCAACCGGGCGCTTTTGTTCAAAGGGGCCTGGATTACCCTGGCCCTGCTGGCCGCCTTTGTGCTGGGCTACCCGCTGGCCCAGGCCGCCCTGATTGCCGCAGGGCTGTTGCTGTGGAGCCGCCGCATCCGCTCGGAGCGCTTTTTTATGCGGGTGGACTGGGAGCTATTGGTGATGTTCTCCGGGTTGTTCATGGTCACGGCAGCGGTCAAGAAGCTGGGCATCCTTGCCCTGCTGGAGCCCCTGGCCGCCACCGCCCCCGGCCTGGCGGGGGTAACGGTGCTGCTCTCCAACCTCATCTCCAACGTGCCGGCGGTGCTGCTGCTGTACCCCTTGATCCCGGCGGGGGATACCCAGGGCTGGCTGCTGCTGGCGGCGGCCTCCACCCTGGCGGGCAACCTGACCCTTTTGGGTTCGGTGGCCAACCTGATTGTGGCCGAGGCGGCCCGGCGCGAGGGCTACCACCTGAGCTTTGGGGAGCACCTGCGCTTTGGCCTGCCGCTCACGCTGATAACGTTGCTGGTGGCCTATGCCTGGATTTACCGTTAA
- a CDS encoding PEGA domain-containing protein: protein MGNTPLTLELLPGTYNLELRRSGYNPLRTAFTIQAGQVTRLNLTLVATPPPTGVLAVDSNPRGAQVLVNGRVVGNTPLNLTLNPGSYTVELRRSGFSPFRTLVTIQAGRTTRLTVNLVSIAPPPPPVQPVQPVQPVQPVRPPSGSFTYTCQGGTLVVNYISSNQVRLFYDGAFQTLPLVRSGAELVYSNNIYTWEIGQLGRLIVRGQVVLSNCRI from the coding sequence GTGGGCAACACCCCCCTCACCCTCGAGCTGCTGCCGGGTACGTACAACCTCGAGCTCCGTCGCAGCGGCTATAACCCCCTGCGCACGGCCTTTACCATCCAGGCCGGCCAGGTCACCCGGCTCAACCTGACGCTCGTAGCCACCCCACCACCCACCGGCGTGCTGGCCGTGGACAGCAACCCCAGGGGGGCCCAGGTGCTGGTGAACGGCCGGGTGGTGGGCAACACCCCCCTCAACCTCACCCTCAACCCCGGTAGCTACACGGTGGAGTTGCGCCGCAGCGGGTTCAGCCCCTTCCGCACGCTGGTTACCATTCAGGCGGGCCGCACCACGCGCCTGACCGTCAACCTGGTCAGCATTGCGCCACCCCCTCCGCCCGTCCAGCCGGTGCAACCCGTGCAGCCGGTGCAGCCGGTGCGCCCGCCCTCGGGCTCCTTCACCTACACCTGCCAGGGTGGTACGCTGGTGGTCAACTACATCAGCAGCAACCAGGTGCGCCTGTTCTACGACGGGGCCTTCCAGACCCTGCCCCTGGTGCGCAGCGGCGCGGAGCTGGTCTATTCCAACAACATCTACACCTGGGAGATTGGGCAGCTGGGCCGCCTGATCGTGCGGGGGCAGGTGGTGCTCTCGAACTGCCGAATCTAG
- a CDS encoding 30S ribosomal protein S1: MEDQATQTPVETGKEPQVFSMEQALQDAEARLEKTVQRGQIVTGTVVFVTNDGVMVDIGARTEAIIPLNQLTEENLPEEELKNLLKPGDTVTAYVVRADLENGQVVLSKKRAEADQSWVKIQALYEQGEPVMVQVKEKVKGGLVATIEGIRAFLPASQVDLKRTPDLDEYVGQSFLVKIIELNRKKGRIILSRRTVLEAEQKAARSQILASLKEGDIVEGQVVEVTEFGVFVALGGVDGLVHRSEITWGRFNHPKDVVQKGQTVKAKVLSVDTERERVNLSMKALTEDPWLTVSEKHPIGSKLTGKVVGLTQFGAFVEVEPGLEGLIHISELSWTKRPKHPGEILKEGQEVEAQVLRIDPEERRLSLGLKQTQPDPWKSLPDRYPPGTPVKGKVTGLTDFGVFVEIEPGIEGLIHVSELAYERVEKPSEMFKKGDEVEAAILQIDPVEQRISLSRKRLLTPPPQAVGVPSSEEGEGRKGRREGKEGERPKRKGKGGPREGRNRDRDYDYGMGGGAAAYTNYDPSVATASNTNVKLGDVFGDLLSQLTLEEDKEKA, translated from the coding sequence ATGGAAGACCAAGCTACCCAGACTCCAGTGGAAACTGGAAAAGAACCCCAAGTTTTTAGCATGGAGCAGGCCCTGCAAGATGCAGAGGCTCGGCTCGAGAAGACCGTCCAGCGCGGCCAGATTGTCACCGGCACGGTGGTGTTCGTCACCAACGACGGCGTTATGGTAGACATCGGGGCGCGCACCGAAGCCATTATCCCGCTCAACCAGCTCACCGAGGAAAACCTGCCCGAAGAGGAGCTCAAGAATCTTCTCAAGCCAGGCGATACCGTTACCGCCTACGTGGTGCGGGCCGACCTCGAGAACGGCCAGGTGGTGCTCTCCAAAAAGCGAGCCGAAGCCGACCAGAGCTGGGTCAAGATTCAGGCCCTCTATGAGCAGGGCGAGCCGGTGATGGTGCAGGTTAAGGAAAAGGTCAAAGGGGGTCTGGTGGCGACCATCGAGGGCATCCGCGCCTTCCTGCCTGCCAGCCAAGTAGACCTGAAGCGCACCCCAGACCTTGACGAGTATGTGGGCCAGAGCTTCCTGGTCAAAATCATCGAACTCAATCGCAAAAAGGGCCGCATCATCCTATCGCGCCGCACAGTGTTGGAAGCCGAGCAAAAGGCGGCCCGTAGCCAGATACTCGCCAGCCTGAAGGAAGGCGATATCGTCGAGGGCCAGGTTGTTGAGGTCACCGAGTTCGGCGTGTTCGTAGCCCTAGGCGGTGTGGACGGCCTGGTACACCGCAGCGAGATTACCTGGGGTCGTTTCAATCATCCAAAGGACGTGGTGCAAAAAGGCCAGACCGTCAAGGCCAAGGTGCTATCGGTAGATACCGAGCGTGAGCGCGTCAACCTTTCGATGAAAGCCCTGACCGAAGACCCCTGGTTGACCGTTTCGGAAAAGCATCCCATCGGTTCCAAACTCACCGGCAAGGTAGTGGGCCTGACCCAGTTTGGGGCTTTTGTAGAGGTGGAGCCTGGGTTGGAAGGTCTGATTCACATCAGCGAACTCTCCTGGACCAAGCGTCCCAAGCACCCCGGCGAAATCTTGAAGGAAGGGCAGGAAGTAGAGGCCCAGGTTCTGCGCATCGACCCAGAGGAGCGCCGGCTCTCGCTGGGCTTAAAGCAGACCCAGCCCGACCCTTGGAAGAGCCTGCCTGACCGTTACCCTCCCGGTACTCCGGTTAAGGGCAAGGTGACAGGCCTTACCGACTTTGGTGTATTCGTGGAGATCGAGCCGGGTATCGAAGGCCTAATTCACGTCTCCGAACTGGCCTACGAGCGCGTTGAGAAGCCCTCCGAGATGTTCAAGAAGGGCGACGAGGTTGAGGCCGCCATCCTGCAAATTGACCCGGTGGAGCAGCGTATTAGCCTCTCGCGCAAACGTCTCCTAACCCCGCCTCCCCAGGCCGTCGGCGTTCCCAGCAGCGAGGAAGGTGAGGGCCGCAAAGGCCGCCGCGAAGGCAAGGAAGGCGAGCGTCCCAAACGGAAAGGCAAGGGTGGCCCCCGCGAAGGGCGCAACCGCGACCGCGACTACGACTATGGCATGGGTGGTGGGGCAGCCGCCTACACCAATTACGACCCCAGCGTAGCCACTGCTTCCAATACCAATGTCAAGCTAGGTGATGTGTTTGGCGACCTCTTGAGCCAGCTTACCCTGGAAGAAGACAAGGAAAAAGCCTAA
- a CDS encoding DUF4384 domain-containing protein yields MRYLLGILTLLGLALGQALTPKSIIVNPAPPPDLQVRVWVDKDPNKTGNPVYQFGEPIQISVQVTQPAFVYLFSVRATGEISGILPNAFEQQNFLQAGEVRTFPGLGAPYTFTVEGPAGQDRVLAVASRRPLDVSEIVDIQTGRARIQGEGNLARALSIVVTPIPTNDWVTDEAYYIAGQLPPPPPQHRHPVAEQQPQRGSGAHQRAPGGQHPPHPRAAAGYVQPRAPSQRL; encoded by the coding sequence ATGCGATACCTGCTTGGAATTCTAACTTTATTGGGGCTGGCACTGGGCCAGGCCCTCACACCCAAGAGCATCATTGTGAACCCTGCCCCGCCCCCCGACCTACAGGTGCGGGTCTGGGTAGACAAAGACCCCAACAAAACCGGCAACCCGGTCTATCAGTTTGGCGAGCCCATCCAGATCTCGGTGCAGGTGACCCAGCCGGCCTTCGTATACCTCTTTAGCGTGCGGGCCACCGGCGAGATTAGTGGGATTCTGCCCAACGCCTTCGAGCAGCAAAACTTCCTGCAGGCTGGCGAGGTGCGCACTTTCCCCGGCCTTGGGGCCCCCTACACCTTTACGGTGGAAGGCCCGGCGGGGCAGGACAGGGTGCTGGCTGTGGCCAGCCGCCGCCCGCTGGATGTTTCGGAGATTGTGGACATCCAGACCGGGCGGGCCCGCATCCAGGGCGAGGGCAACCTGGCCCGGGCCCTCTCGATTGTGGTCACGCCCATCCCCACCAACGACTGGGTGACCGATGAGGCCTATTACATTGCCGGGCAACTGCCCCCGCCCCCCCCCCAGCACCGGCACCCTGTCGCTGAACAGCAGCCCCAGCGGGGCTCAGGCGCTCATCAACGGGCGCCTGGTGGGCAACACCCCCCTCACCCTCGAGCTGCTGCCGGGTACGTACAACCTCGAGCTCCGTCGCAGCGGCTATAA
- a CDS encoding E3 binding domain-containing protein: protein MSEVKITPLARRLAEENGIDWHQIKGTGPDGTVVERDILAFLARVMAGEVNLPPTPEEVAPPPGAVPDMAQAQAALQKEGVQLGDLVPSSPTVPPQPPASALPTLEDIEFDIDLDTIPPQVPPAAAAFEEAPTLAPEPEIVPNFEEPEPLVASEPLSTLQWDEPEPFPNLTDPATEVNPELASLPPLPTEADLEPSSSTNKLIWETQEILTAPEIPAPAPEPLAAGMSFTNAPEPPLAEPELPPTPEFQAPVETPPALSPTPPAEPLTPPEPEPVAAPVSPAPSTPVLRVQAWQRLVEIGPAQDAAQTLSEAWHMEVGLDALLYRAADKALSDTQTPLRPTKGHLEGNELKSLRVAPSQSLRGALDSLRMASEPAEGLVVLSLADSAFDQVIFPGLSTLTLGRASGGHALLSLSGDMQADQAGKLLERVAYYLERPILLA, encoded by the coding sequence ATGAGCGAAGTCAAAATCACACCGCTGGCCCGTCGTCTGGCGGAAGAAAACGGCATAGATTGGCACCAAATTAAGGGCACCGGCCCCGACGGCACGGTAGTAGAGCGGGATATTTTAGCCTTTCTGGCAAGGGTAATGGCCGGTGAGGTCAACCTGCCCCCTACCCCCGAGGAAGTAGCCCCTCCCCCTGGCGCCGTGCCCGACATGGCCCAGGCTCAAGCCGCTTTACAAAAAGAGGGGGTACAGCTCGGCGATCTGGTTCCCTCGAGCCCCACTGTCCCACCCCAGCCGCCAGCATCGGCCCTGCCCACCCTGGAAGACATCGAGTTTGATATCGACCTCGACACCATACCTCCTCAGGTACCTCCGGCTGCAGCTGCCTTCGAGGAAGCCCCCACCCTGGCCCCCGAGCCCGAAATCGTGCCCAACTTCGAAGAACCCGAGCCGCTGGTAGCCTCCGAACCCCTCTCCACCCTCCAGTGGGATGAACCCGAGCCCTTCCCCAACCTCACAGACCCGGCAACGGAGGTCAATCCCGAACTGGCCAGCCTGCCCCCCCTGCCCACCGAGGCCGACCTCGAGCCCTCCAGCAGTACCAACAAGCTCATCTGGGAGACTCAGGAAATCCTGACTGCCCCCGAGATTCCTGCCCCTGCACCCGAACCCCTGGCAGCAGGCATGAGCTTCACCAATGCCCCCGAACCCCCCCTGGCTGAACCAGAGCTCCCACCTACACCTGAATTCCAGGCTCCGGTGGAGACCCCTCCTGCTCTCTCACCTACTCCACCCGCAGAACCGTTGACACCGCCCGAACCTGAGCCCGTGGCGGCCCCCGTATCCCCTGCTCCCAGCACCCCAGTGTTGCGGGTTCAGGCCTGGCAGCGCCTGGTTGAAATTGGGCCAGCACAGGACGCTGCCCAGACCCTGAGCGAGGCCTGGCATATGGAAGTAGGACTCGACGCCCTGCTGTACCGCGCCGCCGACAAAGCCCTGTCCGACACTCAAACACCCCTGCGCCCCACCAAAGGCCACCTCGAGGGCAACGAGCTCAAAAGCCTGCGGGTAGCCCCCTCCCAGTCGTTGCGCGGCGCGCTGGACTCCTTGCGTATGGCCTCTGAACCCGCCGAAGGGCTGGTGGTGCTCTCGCTGGCGGACAGCGCCTTCGACCAGGTCATCTTTCCTGGCCTCTCCACCCTCACCCTGGGCCGGGCCAGCGGCGGCCATGCTTTGCTCTCGCTTTCCGGTGATATGCAAGCCGACCAGGCCGGAAAGCTCCTGGAGCGCGTGGCCTACTACCTCGAGCGTCCCATCCTGCTGGCGTAA
- a CDS encoding YeeE/YedE family protein translates to MDWLTQPWPWYVAGPLIGLTVPLLLLVGNRRFGISSSLRHVCAALGSRLPFFRYDWRAESWNLAFVLGIVLGGLVAGVLLANPNPVQLNPQTAGALQQMGVSADSGFLPKELFSWQAVLSPVGFLFLLLGGFLIGFGARWAAGCTSGHSITGLAALQLPSLLATLGFFAGGLVAAHFILPWALGLLR, encoded by the coding sequence ATGGACTGGCTCACACAACCCTGGCCCTGGTACGTGGCCGGCCCCCTAATTGGCCTGACCGTACCCCTGCTGCTCCTCGTTGGCAACCGGCGCTTTGGCATCTCCTCCTCGCTGCGGCATGTGTGCGCGGCGCTGGGCAGCCGGCTGCCCTTCTTCCGGTACGACTGGCGGGCCGAAAGCTGGAACCTGGCCTTCGTGCTGGGCATCGTGCTGGGGGGGTTGGTGGCGGGGGTGCTCCTGGCCAACCCCAACCCGGTGCAGCTTAATCCCCAGACCGCGGGGGCGCTCCAGCAGATGGGGGTCTCGGCGGATTCGGGTTTTCTGCCCAAGGAATTGTTCTCCTGGCAGGCAGTGTTGAGCCCGGTGGGATTCTTGTTTTTGCTCCTGGGCGGCTTTTTGATTGGCTTTGGGGCCCGCTGGGCGGCGGGGTGCACTTCGGGCCACTCCATTACAGGCCTGGCCGCGCTGCAACTTCCCTCGCTGCTGGCAACCCTGGGCTTTTTTGCCGGTGGCCTGGTCGCGGCCCACTTCATCCTGCCCTGGGCCCTGGGTCTCCTGAGGTGA